The sequence below is a genomic window from Verrucomicrobiota bacterium.
CCGTTTCGAGCTGTATTTTTCTCCTGAATTTAATTACCGGGAACCTTCCATTCCGGTGGCGCTTTGAAACCGGGTGTTGGGTCCACATACGGAGCGATGGCGTTGGGAGGTTGCAGCGAGCGGAACTCCAGCAAACGCTCATACATGGAACTCACACGTTCGGGAAACTCATGCGCCAGATCCACTGTCTCGTTGGGATCCTGATCGATCCGGAACAGGAATTTCCGTCTATGGGAATCGTTTAGGTTTTGGTTGATAATATTGGGTCCTTGGACAACCAACTTCCATGACTCGGCTGTCGTCAGGGAGATTTGTTCATGCTCCTCTCCCCGCGAGCCTATGTAATTGAACACATCCCTGTCCGTATGTGTGCGCTTGCCGGTTAGGATATCAAGTGCGCTGATTCCGTCCAAAGGTTTTCCATGTGGTTGGGTCACTCCGGACAACTCGATCAAAGTAGGCAGGACATCCACGACGGCCAATCTGGCCTCGCTTTTTGTTCCCGCAGGAACTTTGTCCGGCCACCGAACGACCGAGGGCACGCGGGTTCCTCCTTCAAATACATCTCCTTTTCTGCCCCGTAATGGCCGGTTGTCCCCCGCATCGGAGGTGCCACCGTTGTCTGAAAAAAACCAGACCAGGGTATTGTCGGCAATACCCGCCTCATCGATGGCCTGGAGAATGCGGCTAATCCCTTGATCCATGCAATCCACCATGGCGGCATAGGTCGGTCTGAACTGCTTGTTAGTGGTATTGGCAGGCAATTCCGGTAGTGAGCGATAGCGATCGATATCTTCCTCTTTTGCTTGAAAGGGGCTGTGGGGAGCGTTGAACGGAACATAGCAGAAAAAAGGTCCTGCATTCGCATGTTTCCGGATGAAGTTGGAGGCGGCATCGGCGATAAGGTCTGTGGCGTAGCCTTCATCATAGTAGCTTTCCTCATTCCGGTGCCAGTCCAACTCTCCATCGCGCTGGTGGGTAAAATAATCGATGGCACCGTTGTAGTGGCCCATGAACTCCGTAAAGCCGCGCCGGGTGGGTGTGTATTTGATGTGGGTGTGCCCCAAATGCCATTTTCCGAAGATCCCCCGATGCTTATAGCCCGCTTTGGCCAACACCTGGGGTATTATCACTTCCTCCTCGTCCATGGAAAAGTTTCTATGGGGCGGGATTGCGGCCTTCATCAAACCGAAACGAATGGGATAACGCCCGGTCATCAACCCGGCCCGT
It includes:
- a CDS encoding sulfatase-like hydrolase/transferase; protein product: MHRNSHAFLALLCLAVFGASCAKNSPALERPNIVIIVADDMGWGDVGFHGSPISTPGIDRLALEGMVLDRFYVFPVCSPTRAGLMTGRYPIRFGLMKAAIPPHRNFSMDEEEVIIPQVLAKAGYKHRGIFGKWHLGHTHIKYTPTRRGFTEFMGHYNGAIDYFTHQRDGELDWHRNEESYYDEGYATDLIADAASNFIRKHANAGPFFCYVPFNAPHSPFQAKEEDIDRYRSLPELPANTTNKQFRPTYAAMVDCMDQGISRILQAIDEAGIADNTLVWFFSDNGGTSDAGDNRPLRGRKGDVFEGGTRVPSVVRWPDKVPAGTKSEARLAVVDVLPTLIELSGVTQPHGKPLDGISALDILTGKRTHTDRDVFNYIGSRGEEHEQISLTTAESWKLVVQGPNIINQNLNDSHRRKFLFRIDQDPNETVDLAHEFPERVSSMYERLLEFRSLQPPNAIAPYVDPTPGFKAPPEWKVPGN